A window of Lujinxingia sediminis contains these coding sequences:
- a CDS encoding serine/threonine-protein kinase PknK, with the protein MAISLADFTLNRPLGRGGMGEVWHATHNPTATEVAIKIITSKRATDPHFLKSFHHEVRSVARLSHPGIIRVFDTATVSAAEAAQAPSLLTPDSPYLVMELATGSLREFSEQALNFAQQRGILLAILDALAHAHARGVIHRDLKPENVLMVHGPAGPTLKLSDFGLAHALDDHPDAGQNTRVAGTPRFMAPEQILARLRDQGPWTDLYALGCLAFWLASGSPPYSGTTTEDILHAHLHLPLPPLETDADLPSPFGAWIGRLLAKHYADRYQFAADAAFDLQRLASPSPASPLPPLPSIPTPSRRPPTATPEEPTELEATLTALLEDATFDPPATLSRAPLDTSHTHAHGPLFPPTWESPRDRIALRPDHLRGTGLGLFGLRPIPLVDRIPARDALWRALREVHTTAVPRALVLSGPSGVGKTRQATWLCQRAHERGVAFDLHAPHSPIASRLQGLPALLNDLFRSHNLPHDARIERVRDTLSRIAPLGPDELADCIELAALSAPGHLPRNHPAAQSSPRQRYALIARTLKRIFPHRPLILHLDDVHYGLDTLRFALFLLDLPEELAPSTLIVATSRDDLVATRPDEALLLDRLKAHPRSSELAVEPLAEDDHRTLVQHLLGLNSELIEELVERTRGNPLFAVQLVGDWVARDILTPSAEGFHLRPGEQAPLPDSIDALLRDRISLLIASLGAAHEKDALFALEIAAALGQDIDPGEWQAACMNADVIIPRDLLERLTLARLAETAPDRWRFLHGALRESLQRLASEHDRWAEHNLHCARALQAIYPDITPELDARIGRHLLTAGHHAAALEPLLRAAERNRLTSDFASALQLLDLAENALSHLQPPDDAIHLRLTTGRARTLVKQGHSDRAQTLIDALPSHPDPRLDAQRLFTAGVIARTRGEIRTGLTLATDCLERLHPLATSDAPQAIARDFAKALQLFADLNYSRGHLDQAKDAYHRSLLWARRADALSDQASSWLGLASVALAGAHPRDALTPTQTARRLYEETQDLYGVAQCDNALGEIYRLLHQPGEALHFYQLAIDTLQRIGVSQTGSIRFNIGMCLASQLDFVTARPHFEHALNAMEAANVSGYLGVAHIALAACAAYTPDYDAFDHHLQRASLALVSSGMVNLDTATLAELATDQCLRHHDPQRARAVASIALDQLERLGLDARVAALRTKLPPS; encoded by the coding sequence ATGGCGATCTCCCTGGCAGACTTCACTCTCAACCGTCCCCTGGGCCGTGGTGGCATGGGCGAGGTATGGCACGCCACCCATAACCCCACCGCTACCGAAGTTGCGATCAAGATCATCACCAGCAAGCGCGCCACCGATCCGCACTTCTTAAAAAGTTTCCACCACGAAGTTCGCTCGGTGGCCCGCTTGAGCCACCCCGGCATCATCCGCGTCTTCGACACGGCCACCGTCTCGGCCGCCGAGGCCGCCCAGGCTCCCTCGCTGCTCACCCCGGACTCGCCCTACCTGGTGATGGAGTTGGCCACCGGTTCACTGCGCGAGTTCTCCGAACAGGCCCTGAACTTCGCGCAGCAGCGCGGCATCCTCCTGGCCATCCTCGACGCCCTGGCCCATGCTCATGCCCGCGGCGTGATTCACCGCGATCTCAAGCCCGAAAACGTCCTGATGGTGCACGGCCCGGCGGGCCCCACGCTGAAGCTCTCCGACTTCGGCCTGGCCCACGCCCTCGACGATCATCCCGACGCCGGGCAAAACACCCGCGTCGCGGGCACCCCGCGCTTTATGGCCCCCGAGCAAATTCTGGCGCGCCTTCGCGACCAGGGCCCCTGGACCGATCTCTACGCGCTGGGTTGTCTGGCCTTCTGGCTGGCCAGCGGCAGCCCGCCCTACTCCGGTACGACCACCGAAGACATCCTTCACGCCCACCTCCACCTCCCCCTTCCCCCGCTGGAGACAGACGCCGATCTTCCGTCTCCCTTCGGGGCCTGGATCGGGCGCTTGCTCGCCAAGCACTACGCCGATCGCTACCAGTTCGCCGCCGACGCTGCCTTTGACCTCCAACGCCTGGCATCCCCCTCCCCGGCCTCCCCGCTTCCCCCGCTGCCCTCGATTCCCACGCCCTCGCGACGCCCGCCCACAGCCACCCCCGAGGAGCCCACCGAGCTTGAGGCCACCCTCACTGCCCTACTCGAAGACGCCACCTTCGACCCGCCGGCAACGCTCTCCCGAGCCCCCCTGGACACCTCGCACACCCACGCTCACGGCCCCCTCTTCCCGCCCACCTGGGAGTCTCCTCGCGACCGCATCGCCCTGCGACCCGATCACCTGCGCGGCACCGGCCTCGGCCTCTTCGGGCTTCGCCCCATCCCTCTGGTTGACCGCATCCCGGCCCGCGACGCCCTCTGGCGCGCATTGCGCGAGGTCCACACCACCGCCGTCCCCCGGGCCCTCGTGCTCAGCGGCCCCTCCGGCGTGGGGAAAACCCGCCAGGCGACCTGGCTCTGCCAGCGCGCCCACGAGCGCGGTGTCGCCTTCGATCTGCACGCCCCTCACAGCCCCATTGCATCGCGACTTCAAGGTCTACCCGCACTACTCAACGACCTCTTTCGCTCCCACAACCTCCCCCATGACGCCCGCATCGAGCGCGTGCGCGACACCCTCAGCCGCATCGCTCCCCTGGGCCCCGATGAGCTCGCCGACTGCATCGAGCTCGCCGCCTTAAGCGCTCCGGGACACCTCCCCCGAAACCACCCGGCCGCTCAGAGTAGCCCGCGCCAGCGCTACGCGCTGATCGCTCGTACCCTCAAGCGCATCTTCCCCCACCGCCCCCTTATCCTTCACCTGGACGATGTCCACTACGGCCTCGACACCCTGCGCTTTGCCCTCTTTCTGCTCGATCTCCCCGAGGAGCTGGCACCGTCCACCCTCATCGTCGCCACATCTCGCGATGATCTTGTGGCCACACGCCCCGACGAAGCCCTGCTGCTCGATCGTCTCAAGGCGCATCCCCGCAGCAGCGAGCTTGCGGTGGAACCCCTGGCCGAAGACGATCATCGCACCCTGGTCCAGCATCTGCTCGGTCTGAACAGCGAACTCATCGAAGAGCTCGTCGAGCGCACCCGCGGAAACCCTCTCTTCGCCGTACAGCTCGTCGGCGATTGGGTCGCCCGCGACATCCTCACTCCCTCTGCCGAGGGCTTTCATCTGCGCCCCGGCGAGCAGGCCCCCTTGCCGGACTCCATCGACGCGCTGCTTCGCGACCGTATCTCGCTGCTCATCGCCTCCCTGGGCGCTGCCCATGAAAAAGACGCGCTCTTTGCCCTGGAGATCGCCGCCGCACTCGGCCAGGACATCGACCCCGGCGAATGGCAGGCCGCCTGCATGAACGCCGACGTGATCATCCCCCGGGATCTTCTCGAACGCCTCACTCTGGCACGCCTGGCCGAAACCGCCCCCGACCGCTGGCGATTTCTGCACGGCGCGCTGCGCGAATCCCTCCAACGCCTGGCCTCCGAGCATGACCGCTGGGCCGAGCACAACCTTCACTGTGCCCGCGCGCTGCAGGCTATCTATCCGGACATCACCCCGGAGCTCGATGCCCGCATCGGCCGCCATCTTCTTACCGCCGGCCACCACGCTGCAGCTCTGGAGCCGCTGCTTCGCGCCGCCGAACGCAACCGCCTCACCAGCGACTTCGCCAGCGCCCTGCAGCTTCTCGACCTGGCCGAAAACGCTCTCAGCCATCTCCAGCCCCCCGATGACGCCATCCACCTGCGCCTGACCACCGGCCGCGCCCGCACCCTGGTCAAGCAGGGCCACTCCGACCGCGCCCAGACCCTCATCGACGCGCTCCCCTCACACCCCGACCCACGGCTCGACGCCCAACGCCTTTTTACCGCCGGCGTCATCGCCCGCACCCGCGGCGAAATTCGCACCGGCCTGACCCTGGCCACGGACTGTCTTGAACGCCTCCACCCCCTGGCAACCTCCGACGCTCCACAGGCCATCGCCCGGGACTTCGCCAAAGCGCTTCAGCTCTTCGCTGATCTCAACTACTCCCGCGGGCACCTCGACCAGGCCAAAGACGCCTACCACCGCTCCCTGCTCTGGGCCCGGCGCGCCGACGCCCTCTCCGACCAGGCCTCCAGCTGGCTCGGACTGGCCTCCGTTGCACTGGCCGGCGCACACCCCCGCGATGCACTCACCCCCACCCAGACCGCTCGTCGACTCTACGAAGAGACACAGGATCTCTACGGCGTGGCTCAGTGCGACAACGCCCTCGGTGAGATCTACCGGCTGCTTCACCAACCCGGCGAGGCCCTGCATTTCTACCAGCTGGCGATCGATACCCTTCAGCGCATCGGCGTCTCTCAAACAGGCTCGATACGCTTTAACATCGGAATGTGCCTGGCCTCACAGCTCGACTTTGTGACCGCTCGCCCCCACTTCGAGCACGCCCTCAACGCCATGGAAGCCGCCAACGTCTCGGGCTACCTGGGCGTCGCGCATATCGCTCTGGCAGCCTGCGCCGCCTACACCCCCGACTATGACGCCTTCGACCATCACCTCCAGCGCGCAAGCCTCGCCCTGGTCAGCTCCGGGATGGTCAACCTCGACACGGCCACTCTGGCGGAGCTTGCCACCGACCAATGCCTTCGCCACCACGATCCGCAGCGCGCTCGGGCGGTGGCCTCCATCGCCCTTGACCAGCTTGAGCGCCTGGGCCTCGACGCTCGCGTCGCAGCCCTGCGCACCAAACTCCCCCCCTCCTGA
- a CDS encoding carboxypeptidase regulatory-like domain-containing protein, translated as MPHPGHHPTHIITRHAPRQLLIFVLITSSLTVACAPNYASTTASRNAPALLKLDVEPDTAEIYLNDDYHGVVNRWRDHTLNLTPGAYRLELRAPGHIPQRFDLDLPADQITRLRLRLEPDLHSPEPADDAPSTDPLHPPSPPDSGSPDLP; from the coding sequence ATGCCGCACCCCGGCCACCACCCTACCCACATCATCACTCGCCACGCCCCTCGCCAGCTCCTGATCTTCGTGCTCATCACGAGTTCACTCACTGTGGCCTGCGCACCCAATTACGCCTCCACCACGGCCTCCAGAAACGCACCAGCGCTGCTCAAGCTCGACGTGGAGCCCGACACCGCCGAGATCTACCTCAACGACGACTACCACGGCGTCGTCAACCGCTGGCGCGACCACACCTTAAACCTCACTCCCGGCGCCTACCGCCTCGAACTCCGAGCTCCGGGCCACATCCCCCAGCGCTTCGACCTCGATCTCCCCGCCGACCAGATCACCCGCCTGCGCCTGCGCCTGGAGCCCGATCTTCACAGCCCCGAGCCCGCAGACGACGCTCCCTCCACCGACCCGCTCCATCCGCCTTCTCCCCCTGACTCCGGCTCCCCCGATCTGCCATGA
- a CDS encoding FliM/FliN family flagellar motor switch protein — MDEKTQLLELPGWFQEMRREHQAQLDDEPTVVVSEVLEAVTVRVDAVAGPGRPARAAVEVAGADEATVTMPSLDAKTRPVIDAAQAGAGRRARVQAALASREVRPWDRMRLASVTQAQAQALADMVEVIGGERLGQEVLRGMEASIGERWCGVGRARVGVHWDDDGETLSAGASTWWRVMPGWERGLVWVDEGLARRWLEALELRHLGGEQAHGAVCCVLGEVFSGAMRRCGWPQVTWGVNPLAGRAKVELMRASRPPYVAWVLEVACGEVRGQLRLAMPWSLVRMVRGQLRAPAAELARWAAMPGVGRLSVGCVGLTLEEVRGLEPGDVVMAGVAIERREGVRLGAKLRFGAQARWAGALREGEGREWVFEVGEPCVDEPERDDEPREVAMSEAVERAEVEVEVVVGEVRMELGQLSRLVVGQVLETGSPVGAAVRLMVGAQEIARGELVEVEGRLGVRVEQVSS; from the coding sequence GTGGATGAGAAGACGCAGCTGTTGGAGTTACCCGGGTGGTTTCAGGAGATGCGCAGGGAGCATCAGGCGCAGCTCGACGATGAGCCGACGGTGGTGGTCTCTGAGGTTCTGGAGGCGGTGACGGTGCGGGTTGACGCGGTGGCCGGGCCCGGGAGACCAGCGCGCGCCGCGGTGGAGGTGGCCGGGGCGGATGAGGCGACGGTGACGATGCCCTCGCTTGATGCGAAGACGCGCCCGGTGATCGATGCGGCGCAGGCCGGGGCGGGGCGTCGAGCGCGTGTGCAGGCTGCGCTGGCCAGCCGAGAGGTGCGTCCCTGGGATCGGATGCGGCTGGCCTCGGTGACTCAGGCGCAGGCGCAGGCGCTGGCTGATATGGTTGAGGTGATCGGCGGGGAGAGGCTGGGGCAGGAGGTGCTCCGAGGTATGGAGGCCTCGATCGGTGAGCGTTGGTGCGGGGTGGGGAGAGCCCGGGTGGGGGTGCATTGGGACGATGATGGGGAGACGTTGAGCGCCGGCGCCTCGACCTGGTGGCGGGTGATGCCGGGGTGGGAGCGGGGGCTTGTGTGGGTGGATGAGGGGCTGGCGCGCAGGTGGCTTGAGGCTTTGGAGCTGAGGCATCTGGGCGGAGAGCAGGCCCACGGGGCGGTGTGCTGTGTGCTTGGCGAGGTGTTCTCCGGGGCGATGCGACGTTGTGGTTGGCCGCAGGTAACCTGGGGGGTTAACCCTCTGGCGGGGAGGGCGAAGGTGGAATTGATGCGGGCCTCAAGGCCGCCCTATGTGGCGTGGGTGCTGGAGGTGGCGTGTGGCGAGGTTCGCGGTCAGCTTCGTCTGGCGATGCCCTGGTCGCTTGTGCGGATGGTGCGTGGTCAGCTTCGTGCTCCGGCGGCCGAGCTGGCACGTTGGGCAGCAATGCCCGGGGTAGGCAGGTTGTCTGTGGGGTGTGTGGGGCTGACGTTGGAGGAGGTCCGGGGGCTTGAGCCGGGCGATGTGGTGATGGCTGGCGTGGCGATAGAGCGGAGGGAGGGCGTGCGTCTGGGCGCGAAGCTCAGGTTTGGAGCGCAGGCTCGCTGGGCCGGGGCCTTGCGGGAGGGAGAGGGACGTGAGTGGGTTTTTGAGGTTGGTGAACCGTGTGTAGATGAACCCGAGCGTGATGATGAACCCAGGGAGGTTGCAATGAGTGAGGCTGTGGAACGTGCCGAGGTTGAGGTGGAGGTTGTGGTGGGTGAGGTGCGCATGGAACTCGGGCAGCTCAGCCGGCTGGTGGTGGGGCAGGTGCTGGAGACAGGCTCGCCGGTGGGCGCTGCGGTGCGCTTGATGGTGGGCGCGCAGGAGATTGCCCGCGGTGAGCTCGTGGAGGTGGAGGGCAGGCTGGGGGTGCGTGTGGAGCAGGTCAGCAGCTGA
- a CDS encoding DUF1015 domain-containing protein yields the protein MVEVKAFRGVRYDWESMGEDEASRVVAPPYDVIDETMLGELYRRHPQNVVRLDLNRRQASDDGENNRYTRARRYMFDWLAQGVMILEPEPAIYVHVQEFEDEAGTVYRRQGFMALVRLAEYEERVVLPHERTLKGPKVDRLELMKATDANLSQIFFLYDDEQGEVDGPLYGATEGQEPALDIRTEDGIRHQLWAVRDAKVQQAVAAGLKERPLLIADGHHRYETALAYRDFRREVAEEGDADAPYEFVMGFLVNMHDPGLQVFPTHRVVHSVEGFEGAKLRAQLENAGLYRVEELGWELLDDLDGLREQLEAAGREYPSFVVAMEADKALLLVQYVGGVDAPVFDEETPEEVRRLDVAVLHEALFDRMLGIDRAAQEAKSNLSYVKGWAEARAALDEPGHQMVVFMNATPVEQVNRVCLSGGKMPQKSTFFYPKVLSGLVINLL from the coding sequence ATGGTGGAAGTAAAGGCGTTTCGAGGTGTGCGGTACGACTGGGAGTCGATGGGTGAGGATGAGGCTTCCCGGGTTGTGGCACCGCCCTATGATGTGATCGACGAGACGATGCTGGGGGAGCTGTATCGGCGACATCCGCAGAATGTAGTGCGTCTGGATCTGAACCGCCGTCAGGCCTCGGATGATGGGGAGAATAACCGCTACACGCGCGCCCGGCGCTACATGTTCGACTGGCTCGCACAGGGGGTGATGATCCTGGAGCCGGAGCCGGCGATCTATGTGCATGTGCAGGAGTTTGAGGACGAGGCCGGTACGGTCTATCGACGTCAGGGGTTTATGGCGTTGGTGCGTCTGGCAGAGTACGAAGAGCGGGTGGTGCTGCCGCATGAGCGCACGCTCAAAGGGCCCAAAGTCGACCGACTGGAGTTGATGAAGGCCACCGATGCCAACCTCAGCCAGATCTTCTTTCTCTACGATGATGAGCAAGGGGAGGTCGACGGACCGCTCTACGGGGCGACGGAGGGGCAGGAGCCCGCGCTGGATATACGCACCGAGGATGGGATCCGCCATCAGCTCTGGGCGGTGCGCGATGCGAAGGTGCAACAGGCGGTGGCCGCAGGGCTTAAAGAGCGGCCACTGTTGATCGCCGATGGGCATCATCGCTACGAGACGGCGCTGGCGTATCGGGATTTTCGCCGCGAGGTGGCCGAGGAGGGCGATGCGGATGCGCCCTATGAGTTTGTGATGGGATTTCTGGTCAATATGCACGATCCGGGGTTGCAGGTGTTTCCGACCCACCGGGTGGTGCATTCGGTCGAGGGCTTTGAGGGCGCAAAGCTGCGCGCGCAACTCGAGAACGCCGGGCTCTACCGGGTGGAGGAGCTGGGATGGGAGCTCCTGGACGATCTCGATGGGTTGCGGGAGCAGTTGGAGGCGGCCGGCCGGGAGTATCCGAGCTTTGTGGTGGCGATGGAGGCCGATAAGGCGCTTTTGCTGGTGCAGTATGTGGGCGGGGTGGATGCGCCGGTGTTCGATGAGGAGACGCCCGAGGAGGTGCGCAGGCTCGATGTGGCGGTGCTTCATGAGGCGCTTTTCGATCGGATGCTGGGCATCGATCGGGCCGCGCAGGAGGCCAAGTCGAACCTCTCCTATGTCAAGGGTTGGGCGGAGGCGCGGGCTGCGCTCGATGAGCCAGGCCATCAGATGGTGGTGTTTATGAACGCCACACCGGTGGAGCAGGTCAACCGGGTGTGTCTCTCGGGCGGGAAGATGCCGCAGAAGTCGACCTTCTTCTATCCGAAGGTGTTGAGCGGGCTTGTGATCAATCTTCTCTGA
- a CDS encoding RCC1 domain-containing protein, translating into MKRELLVALGLSVGLCAAWGCGEPEEDPVEDVGVEDVGGDDDAGDVGGEDGGEDADVEEDGGDGGGSDGGVDVSGTPEGRTYFRSVSGVVVSCEESCEVACELSLDGGEAEAVACEDGVAFDLEGLEYGTYQLDAVVDGEVAASRSFEVHPPEWSAVSGGEGHTCAILLDGHLVCFGRGDEGQLGDGAMTSSAEARHVNGMWSAVDAGARHTCAISDAGELYCWGTSVEGALGIGETSADSPAQVGAESDWESVSAGGTHSCGIRAGGALYCWGDSSEGATGLGGDVSEAAEPVLVEADGVGAWSAVSAGTGFTCALTDAGVLYCWGRADAGVVGTNGEDVLEPRVYEGELSFVALSAGDVHTCGVLDLGDSPDDVYCWGEGGSYQLGTAETRRENAPKPRSVGSVELMSVTSGDVHSCGLAADGTMHCWGQNLRGQLGFDPVTTEFPFPAQAGEEVWASVSAGELHTCGVRASDKGLLCWGDNSDGELGRGEVGEEPLFEAAEIIWPF; encoded by the coding sequence ATGAAGCGTGAACTGTTGGTGGCGTTGGGGCTTTCGGTGGGGTTGTGTGCGGCGTGGGGATGCGGGGAGCCGGAGGAGGACCCAGTAGAGGATGTTGGGGTGGAAGATGTGGGGGGTGACGATGATGCCGGAGATGTGGGGGGCGAGGATGGTGGCGAGGATGCGGATGTAGAGGAAGACGGCGGCGATGGTGGTGGCAGTGATGGGGGCGTGGACGTCAGTGGGACTCCTGAGGGGCGTACGTATTTCCGCAGCGTGAGCGGGGTGGTGGTCAGCTGTGAGGAGAGCTGCGAGGTGGCGTGTGAGTTGAGCCTGGATGGGGGAGAGGCTGAGGCTGTGGCGTGTGAGGACGGGGTTGCCTTTGATCTGGAGGGGCTGGAGTACGGGACGTATCAGCTCGACGCGGTGGTCGATGGGGAGGTTGCGGCCTCGCGTAGCTTTGAGGTGCATCCGCCGGAGTGGTCTGCGGTGAGCGGGGGAGAAGGTCATACCTGCGCGATCTTGCTCGACGGGCACCTGGTATGCTTCGGGCGGGGCGATGAGGGACAGCTCGGGGATGGGGCGATGACGTCTTCGGCGGAGGCTCGCCACGTGAATGGGATGTGGTCTGCGGTGGATGCCGGGGCCCGGCATACCTGTGCGATTTCTGATGCGGGCGAGCTTTATTGTTGGGGCACTTCCGTGGAGGGGGCGCTGGGGATCGGCGAAACGTCTGCCGACTCGCCGGCGCAGGTGGGCGCGGAGAGTGATTGGGAGAGCGTGAGCGCTGGCGGGACGCATAGCTGCGGGATTCGCGCCGGTGGTGCGCTCTATTGCTGGGGGGATTCCAGTGAAGGAGCCACGGGGCTGGGGGGCGACGTCAGTGAGGCTGCCGAGCCTGTGTTGGTGGAGGCTGATGGCGTGGGCGCCTGGTCGGCGGTGAGCGCCGGTACCGGGTTTACGTGCGCGCTAACCGACGCCGGTGTGCTCTATTGTTGGGGACGCGCGGATGCCGGCGTTGTGGGGACGAACGGGGAGGATGTGTTGGAGCCGCGGGTGTATGAGGGAGAGCTGAGTTTTGTAGCACTTTCGGCGGGCGACGTGCATACCTGCGGGGTGTTGGATCTCGGGGATTCGCCGGATGATGTGTATTGCTGGGGCGAAGGGGGTTCGTATCAGCTGGGAACTGCGGAGACGCGCCGGGAGAATGCGCCGAAGCCTCGGTCGGTGGGGTCGGTGGAGTTGATGTCGGTGACCAGCGGCGATGTGCATAGCTGTGGGCTGGCTGCTGATGGCACCATGCATTGCTGGGGGCAGAATCTGCGCGGGCAGCTGGGCTTTGATCCGGTGACCACCGAGTTTCCTTTCCCGGCTCAGGCTGGCGAGGAGGTCTGGGCGAGCGTGAGCGCCGGAGAGCTGCATACGTGCGGGGTGCGTGCCTCGGATAAGGGCCTGTTATGCTGGGGTGATAACAGCGACGGGGAATTGGGCCGTGGCGAGGTCGGGGAGGAGCCGCTCTTCGAGGCCGCGGAGATTATCTGGCCTTTTTAA
- a CDS encoding rhomboid family intramembrane serine protease, protein MRYMVNLLFRGHLLHISDCDALTPEATMAQHLQFYWPPFTRNIKITLVGLFTLWFASVMIAPLGAFVDDYMLLSRSAVIDQGQIWTLLTYAFWHADFTHLLFNGFVLWMFGAELDQRWSAARWWRFTLLCALGGGLTILASQLILSTNFPTLGFSAAVMGVVAAFAWRHWNDRLNLLFLPVTGKTMLLVFIGLDILFVVAGREAISIAGHLGGMATGLLIASDYWRPSRIKRAFIRRRQRRNLKLLRAKDADKTPSDRSRFN, encoded by the coding sequence ATGCGCTATATGGTCAACCTCCTCTTTCGTGGTCACCTTCTCCACATCAGCGACTGCGACGCACTCACTCCTGAGGCAACCATGGCCCAACACCTCCAGTTCTACTGGCCCCCCTTCACCCGCAACATCAAGATCACTCTGGTGGGCCTCTTCACCCTCTGGTTCGCCTCGGTCATGATCGCCCCGCTGGGGGCCTTCGTCGACGACTACATGCTGCTCTCCCGCAGCGCGGTCATCGACCAGGGCCAGATCTGGACGCTCCTTACGTATGCGTTCTGGCACGCCGACTTCACCCATCTGCTCTTTAATGGCTTTGTCCTCTGGATGTTCGGCGCCGAGCTTGACCAGCGCTGGTCGGCCGCACGCTGGTGGCGCTTCACGCTCCTCTGCGCGTTGGGCGGCGGGCTGACCATCCTCGCAAGCCAGCTTATTTTATCCACCAACTTCCCCACGCTCGGCTTCTCCGCTGCAGTGATGGGGGTGGTCGCCGCCTTCGCCTGGCGACACTGGAACGACCGTCTCAACCTCCTCTTTTTGCCCGTCACCGGAAAAACGATGCTGCTGGTCTTCATCGGCCTCGACATCCTCTTTGTCGTCGCCGGCCGCGAGGCCATCTCCATCGCCGGACACCTCGGTGGCATGGCCACAGGACTTCTCATCGCGAGCGACTACTGGCGCCCCTCACGCATCAAACGGGCCTTTATTCGCCGCCGCCAGCGCCGAAACTTAAAACTTCTGCGCGCTAAAGATGCCGACAAAACCCCCTCCGATCGCTCCCGCTTCAACTAG
- the add gene encoding adenosine deaminase, with translation MKITRDFIHRMPKTDLHVHLDGSMRLSTILELAEKEGIALPGNPQTDDELARAINIGAICEDLTDYLKAFDVTLSVMQTEESLYRAAFELGEDAARENVKYMEVRYSPLLHTRNGLSYPVIVEAVAEGLREAKRRYGLMSGQIICGIRHMTPESSLRMAELCVAFKNRGVVGFDLAGAEADNPAKDYREAFYLIRNNNVNLTIHAGEAYGPESIHQAIHLGGAHRIGHGTRLREDGDLLNFLNDHRIPLEVCLTSNVQTRAAKSFESHPLPFYMSYGLRCTINTDNRLITDTTMTDEYWRAVQHYDLNIGDLRKLMIDGFKSAFMPYRKKRTVTAQACAEFDALVRDFETSSGEKATTDPRVAQEIAFQKASADARTPLIYHIQPEDRRPESSDADADVDSDHEQPSPAE, from the coding sequence ATGAAAATCACCCGTGACTTTATCCACCGCATGCCCAAGACCGACCTGCACGTCCACCTCGACGGCAGCATGCGCCTCTCCACCATCCTTGAGCTGGCCGAAAAAGAAGGCATCGCGCTCCCCGGCAACCCCCAGACCGACGATGAGCTCGCGCGCGCCATCAACATCGGCGCCATCTGCGAAGATCTCACCGACTACCTCAAAGCCTTCGACGTCACCTTGAGCGTCATGCAGACCGAGGAGTCCCTCTACCGCGCGGCCTTTGAATTGGGCGAAGACGCCGCACGCGAGAACGTCAAGTACATGGAGGTGCGCTACTCTCCGCTCCTTCACACCCGCAACGGGCTCTCCTACCCGGTCATCGTCGAAGCGGTCGCCGAAGGCCTGCGCGAAGCCAAGCGACGCTACGGCCTGATGAGCGGCCAGATCATCTGCGGCATCCGCCACATGACCCCCGAGAGCTCCCTGCGCATGGCCGAGCTCTGCGTCGCCTTCAAAAATCGCGGCGTCGTCGGCTTCGACCTCGCCGGCGCCGAGGCCGACAACCCCGCCAAAGATTACCGCGAAGCGTTCTATCTGATCCGCAACAACAACGTGAATCTCACCATTCACGCCGGCGAAGCCTACGGCCCCGAGTCCATCCACCAGGCCATTCACCTGGGCGGTGCCCACCGCATCGGCCACGGCACGCGCCTGCGCGAGGACGGCGACCTGCTCAACTTCCTCAACGATCACCGCATCCCCCTGGAAGTCTGCCTGACCAGCAACGTGCAGACCCGCGCCGCCAAGAGCTTCGAGTCTCACCCGCTGCCCTTCTACATGAGCTACGGTCTGCGCTGCACCATCAACACCGACAACCGCCTCATCACCGACACCACCATGACCGACGAGTACTGGCGCGCTGTCCAGCACTACGATCTCAACATCGGTGACCTGCGCAAGCTGATGATCGACGGCTTTAAGTCGGCCTTTATGCCCTACCGCAAAAAGCGCACCGTCACCGCCCAGGCCTGCGCCGAGTTCGACGCCCTGGTCCGCGACTTCGAAACTTCGTCTGGCGAAAAGGCCACCACCGACCCCCGCGTCGCCCAGGAGATCGCCTTCCAGAAAGCCAGCGCCGACGCTCGCACCCCCTTGATTTACCATATTCAGCCCGAAGATCGCCGCCCCGAGTCCAGCGACGCCGATGCCGACGTCGACTCCGACCACGAGCAACCTTCACCGGCCGAATAA